The Agromyces sp. G08B096 DNA window ATGGTGTCGGATGCGGGCGCGGGCTTCACGCCCGAGGCGGTCGACCCCGCGCGGCTCGGCTTCGCGGAGTCCGTCGTGGGCCGGCTGCAGGCCGTCGGCGGCCGGGCGCGCGTGTTCTCCTCACCGGGCGCGGGCACCACGGTGATGCTGGAGGTGCCGAAACCGTGAGCGGCGGATTCGACGAGTCGACGGCGACGGCTGGGCGCGAGCGGAGCTTCCGCCGCCCCACCAGATCGGCGAGAGCCGCCGGCGACGTGCACGGCGCCCATGGCGGCATCCGGCTCGCCGCGGGAATCACGGTCGTCGCCGGCATCCTCGTCGCCGCGCATCTCGTGCACGCGGTGACCCTCGCTCCGTACTTCCCGCCGGGGCCCGGGCCTTGGCCGGCGTGGATCGCCCTGGCGGTGGTCGTCGCCGGGGGCGCGGCATCCGTTTCCCTGCTGTCGCGTCGCGTGCCCGACTGGCTGTTCGCGGCGATGCTCGCGGGCCTCGCCGTGCCGGTGTGGCTCGATGTCGCCGCCACCGCCGGCCGGCTCGGCGTGGGCGTCACCCCCACTGCCGCAGCCGCAGCCGCAGCCGCGCTCATGCCCATCGTGGCGCTGCGAGGAACCAACGCCCCCCTCATCGCCGCCGGCGCGATCGGCGCGGTCCTCGCGGTCGAGTCGCTGCTGCAGCTGCCGACCGCCGGCCGGGCGACCGCGCTCGGCCTCGCGGTGGCCGCGGCATCCGTGGTCCCCGTGGTGCTCGTCACGATCGCCGTGCGCGGGTTCCGGCGCCTGGTCCGACGCGAGGTCGACCTCTCGCTCGTGCAGTCGACGGTGTCCACGCCGCGGTCCGCGGTCGGCATGCGGGCCTCAGAGGAGCTCGCGCAGCTCGACTACGACGCGGAGGCCCTCCTCGAAGACGTCGGCGCCGGACGCATCGCGATCCCCCTGCCGCCCGAGACGGCCGAGCTCGCCGGGCAGCTCGCCGCCCGCCTCCGGGTCCGGCTCATCGAGGGGCGCACCGACACGTGGCTGCGCCACGCCGTCGCCGAATCGGCGTACCTCTCGGGCCGCGTCGAGGTCGACGACCCGGGCGGGCTCGCCGGCAAGCTCTCCGCCGGCCAGCGCGAGGGGCTGCTGTTCGCGCTCTGGCTGCTCGTCGCCGAACGTCCGCGGCGCCAGTCGGCGAGCGCCCGGGTGAGCGTGGCCTCCCTCGACGAGGAGTTCGACGACGACGCCGACCTCCGGATCCGGATCGACGTGTCCGGAGTGTCTCCGCGTCATGTCGATCCCGCGGCGTGGGATGCGGTCGGTAGTGTCGGAGCACACCACATCGTCACGAGCGCCGACCGTTTCCGCATCGACGTCTCCTGCCGGACGGACGCCCTGGTCCGCCCTGCATCCTCTGCGCTCGATCGAGGCGCCCGAACGAGGGGAACCTGAATGACCGAAGCCACACCGATCCGGCTCGCGATCGTCGACGATCACCGCATGCTCCTCGGGGCCCTCAGCGAGTGGTTGCGCACGGCGGCACCCGACATCGACGTCGTCGCCGCAGTGCCGTCCTGGTCCGAGCTGCTCGCGCACCCCAGGTTTCCCGTCGACGTCGTGCTGCTCGACCTCGACCTGAAAGACAACATCCCGGTGTCACTGAAGCTCTCGATGCTGAAGTCCGCCGACGTGCAGACCATGCTCATCAGCACCTACTCCGAACCCGCGGTGGTCCGGGAGGCGCTCTCCGCGGGCGCGCTCGGCTACCTGCCGAAGTCGGAGCCCGTCGAGACCATCGTCGAGGCGATCCGCGCGGCGAAGCTCGGGGAGTCGTACCTCACGCCCGAGCTCGAGGCCACACTCGTCGAAGACGGGCAGACGCCGAAGCTGTCGGCCCAGGAGCGCCGGGTCATGGCGCTCTACGGCGCGGGCCAGCCGGTGAAGGCCGTGGCGTTCCAGCTCGGCATCTCGGAGGAGACGGCGAAGAGCTACCTCAAGCGCATCCGCGAGAAGTACCGCGTCGCGGGGTTCGACGTGGGCACGAAGGTGGCGCTCCGGAAGCGCGCCATCGCCGACGGCATCCTGCTGCAGAGCGACTGAGCCCGACCGTCCCGCGCGACGCTCGGTCTACTCGACGACCGGGGTCGCGCCGGTTGCGTACGGCAGGGCGACGCCGCGCCTCCCCTGCGCGCGCTGGAGCCAGAAACTCGCGACGGCGAGCGCCGCTCCGGCGAGCGTGAGCCCGAGTCCGATCCAGACGGGCGCCACGTATCCGAGGCCGCCCGCGATCGCGAGCCCGCCGAGGAGCGCGCCCAGGCTGTTGCCGATGTTCAGCGCGGAGTGATTCAGCGCGGCGGCGATCGACTGGCTGTCGCGGGCGACGTCCATGAGGCGGGCCTGGATGGTCGGCGAGAGTGCTGAGGACGCACCGCCCACGAGGAAGATGCCGGCGAAGAGCCCGACGGGGCTCGACGCGGTGAAGCCGAGCAGCACGAGTGCGGCGGCGAGCACGGCGAAGAACAGGTACATCGAGCGTCGCACGCTCCAGTCGGCGAGGCGGCCGCCAACGAGGTTGCCGACCGTCATGCCGAGGCCGATCGCGATGAGCGCCACGGGGACGAGCGCCGGGGGCAGGCCGGTGACCTCGGTCGCGAGCGGGGCGACGTAGCTGTAGACCGCGAAGAGCCCGCCGAACCCGATCGCGCCGATCGCGAGTGCGAACCACACCTGGGCGCGGGTGAACGCGCGGAGCTCCCGCGCCATGGTGGCGCGGGGGTCGCCCGGCTGCCAGGGCACGACCGCGAGGACGGCGAGGAACGTGAGCGCGAAGATGCCGGCGACGGCGAGGTACGCGATCCGCCAGCCGGCGGCCTGACCGAGCCAGGTGATCGCGGGGACGCCGACGACGTTGGCGATCGTGAGTCCGGAGAGCACGAGCGCGACCCCCCTCGCGCGCTTGCCCGGCCCCATGAGGCTCGCGGCGACGAGCGAGGCGATGCCGAAGTAGGCCCCGTGCGGCAGGGCCGCGACGAACCTGGCCGCGAGGACGAGCTCGAAGCTCGGCAGCAAGGCCGAGGCGACCGTGCCGAGCGTGAACGCGGTGAGCAGGACGAGGAGCAGGCGCTTGCGCGGCCACCTGGCGGCTGCCGCGGCGATGGTCGGCGCTCCGACCACGACGCCCGCCGCGTAGGCGGAGATGATCCAGCCGGCCCGCGCGTTCGCATCCTCCGGCGATTGGGCGTAGAGCGCGGGCATCAGGTCGGCAGCGATGTCGGGCAGCAGTCCCATGGCGACGAACTCGGTCGAGCCGATGCCGAAGCCGCCCAGGGCGAGGGCGAGAAGCGCGAGGCGGATGCGGGCGGGCGACCAGCTCGCCGGCCCGTCGGCGATGAGGGTCACCCGTCGATCCTGCCATGGATCGAATCGATTCGAGAACGGATGCCCCGGCGACGGGCTCGTTGGCGAGCGCGGTCGCTCCCGTCGCGGAGCGCGGGCCTTATTCCGCGTCGAGCGCCCGCTCGAGTCGCTCGACCTTCGCGTCGAGCTCGCCGGTGTACCCGGGGCGGATGTCGGCCTTTAGCACGAGCGAGACCCGCGAGCCGTACGCGGCGACCGCCTCGGTCGCCCGGCGCACCACGTCGAACACCTCGTCCCACTCGCCCTCGAGCTCGGTGAACATCGACGTCGTGCGGTTCGGCAGGCCCGACTCGCGCACGACGCGCACCGCCGCGGCGACCGCGTCGTGCACCGACCCGTCTTCCCGCCCGGTGCCGCTCGGCGCGACCGAAAACGCGACCAGCATCATCCCTCCTCGGCGCGGGCCGAGGCCGCGGCCGGGTGACCGCCGGCCGGTGCGGCCCGCAGGCTCCCAGCCTGCCACAGCGAGCGGATGCCCCACCCGGCGAGCAGCACGAGGGCGACGACCTTCGCCGTCAGCAGGAGCACGAAGCCCGGGTTCGCCACGAGGAGCCAGCCGTACCAGTACGGGTAGATCAGCTGGGTGAAACCGGCGACGAGCCAGGCGAGCACGGCGGGCACGACGTACCGGCGCGGTCTCGTCGCGAGGCCGAGGATGAGCGGCGCGGCAAGCCACGTGGCGAACTGCGGCGAGCCGACTTTGTTCGCGAGCATGAGGACGACGACGAGGCTGAGCGCGAGCGGCGCGAGGATCCGTCCGACGCTCGCGCCCCGCCGGACGGCGCGGACGCCGACGAGGACGACGGCGATCGCGGCGACGGCCATGACCGGCGTCGTGAGCGAGGCGGCGAGCTCCACACCGGCTCCGCTGATCTGGTAGGTGAGGATGCGCCGGTCGTAGCCGACCTGCACGTCCTCGGCGCCGGCGACGATCTGCCAGAGCCAGAACACGCCGACCGGCGCCTCCACCTGCAGCCCCCGCCCCGCCTGCTGACCGACGAACCCGAAGACGTTCAGGCCCGACCCGGCGAGCAGGCACACGGCGACGATGCCGACGCTCAGGGCGACCGCGACGGTGACGACCTCGCGGCGACGGCGGTGCGCGACCACGACGGCCGCGACGAGCGCTGCCGGCCAGACCTTGACCCAGGCGCCGATCGTGAGCAGGGCCGCTGCGACGCGCGGCCGGCCGAACGCCCAGAGCAGCCCCGCGATGGCGAGCGGCACCGTGACCGCGTCGATGCGGCCGAGCGCAATCGGGCCGAGGAGGGCGAGGAACGCCAGCCACCACCAGGCGGCGAGCCGGCGGGTCCGGGCGAGGCGTCGCGGCCCGAGCAGGATCGCGAAGGCCGCCGCGTCGAGCAGCGTCACGAGCGCGAGCCAGGTCTCGGGGTACCAGTCAGCGCCGAAGGCGAGCGAGGCGGCCATCGGGGCGAATGCGAGGATCGGGTAGACCCACGGCGCGTCGATGCCCATCCGGAGGTAGCCGCGTTCGGCGGCCTGCGCCCAGTTGAGGTAGACCGACTCGACGTCCCCGAGCGGCCAGCCGGGGCCGCCGAGGTTCAGCGCGATGAGGAGCGCGTGCACGAGCGCGAAGGCGGTCCAGAGCGCGGCACGGCTGCCGGCGAACCTCCGGAGCGGGCTGCGGCCGGGCTCGGCGGATGCCCCGCTGCCGCCCCCTGTCGTCATGGCGACGAGCCTAACGCGCGTGTCACATTCCGCCATGCTGGGGCGGTCGGGGACCTCACGGGTGGGATGCTGGGCACACCGCACCCACCGTCCGGAGGCCATGATGACCCGTCGCCCGC harbors:
- a CDS encoding thiamine-binding protein gives rise to the protein MLVAFSVAPSGTGREDGSVHDAVAAAVRVVRESGLPNRTTSMFTELEGEWDEVFDVVRRATEAVAAYGSRVSLVLKADIRPGYTGELDAKVERLERALDAE
- a CDS encoding response regulator transcription factor; this encodes MTEATPIRLAIVDDHRMLLGALSEWLRTAAPDIDVVAAVPSWSELLAHPRFPVDVVLLDLDLKDNIPVSLKLSMLKSADVQTMLISTYSEPAVVREALSAGALGYLPKSEPVETIVEAIRAAKLGESYLTPELEATLVEDGQTPKLSAQERRVMALYGAGQPVKAVAFQLGISEETAKSYLKRIREKYRVAGFDVGTKVALRKRAIADGILLQSD
- a CDS encoding MFS transporter — translated: MTLIADGPASWSPARIRLALLALALGGFGIGSTEFVAMGLLPDIAADLMPALYAQSPEDANARAGWIISAYAAGVVVGAPTIAAAAARWPRKRLLLVLLTAFTLGTVASALLPSFELVLAARFVAALPHGAYFGIASLVAASLMGPGKRARGVALVLSGLTIANVVGVPAITWLGQAAGWRIAYLAVAGIFALTFLAVLAVVPWQPGDPRATMARELRAFTRAQVWFALAIGAIGFGGLFAVYSYVAPLATEVTGLPPALVPVALIAIGLGMTVGNLVGGRLADWSVRRSMYLFFAVLAAALVLLGFTASSPVGLFAGIFLVGGASSALSPTIQARLMDVARDSQSIAAALNHSALNIGNSLGALLGGLAIAGGLGYVAPVWIGLGLTLAGAALAVASFWLQRAQGRRGVALPYATGATPVVE